From the Desulfosporosinus sp. Sb-LF genome, the window AGATTGCTACTTTAGGATCAGTAAGACACAGAAGACTTTCATAAGTTGATGCTTGAACCTCCAGACGCCCGGCACGCTGTAGATCTCGGTGAGCCTTAGTTCCTTTTAAAACAATCAGGTGGTGGTAGAGCATGTTAGCAGTAATCGCAAGATTCTTCATTAAGTCATTTCGCTTCAGAAATTCAAAGTTGACCCGGATATCCTCCAAGGATGAATCAGGCTCAAACATGATGAACCCAATATTTGGTTCGATCCCGTATTTGCGGAGAATTCTGATAGCCCTCTCGTTCTGGGCAACCGTCGTCATCTTATTTATCCGCTTCAGTGAACGGTCGCTACCGCTCTCCAGTCCTATGAGAATATGGCGCAGGCCTGCTTCTACCAATGCACTTACTGTTTCATCATGGATATCGTTAACACGAGCCTCGATGCCAAACCGAATGTTTCTGGATTTAAGGAGGGTGGCCAAGCGCAAGACTCGTTGCTGGCCTTTTTCACCCGGACCGAAAAAGTTAGGATCGGTAAAATAGAAATTCTCTATTTTATGTTTCGCAATTAAATCATCGATTTCCGCAATAATATTTTCCGGAGCTCGCCCACGCCACTGAGATCCCTGTCCATAAAAAGGGTTGATGTAGCAGAAAGTACACCCCCCATAGCAGCCCCTACTCCCCTGCAAGTTTACTTCTGGCAGGCGGAAGAGGGCTTCCGTTCGTACGGGAAAAGGGAGAGCGTTAAGGTCACCCACCAGTTCTCGCCGCTGGGAAACAATCGTGCCCAAGACGTCCCTCTGAGCAAGACCGGGAAATTTCTCAAGACTATCCTGTCCAGAGATTGCTTCTACCACCTTGGCAAAGGTCAGTTCCGGTTCGCCTAGGATCACAGAATCAATATCCTGACACTGCTTTAAGATGTCTTCGAAGTCAGTTGTCGGATAATATCCATAAGCCGTGATATAAGAGGATAGTTGCTCAACTTTAACCTTGTGGAGAAAATCATACAAAACCTTGTCTATCTGCCAATGGTAAACCATATGAACCCCTATCAGGTCCGGTTGCATAGCCTTTACCCTGCGCTCAATTTCCTGGTAGTCGAGCCCATCCAAGAATCCTTCAATGATTTCGACCTCATGCTCTTCACTTATGAGCATACCTGCAATATAGCCGGAATGAAGACAAGAGGAAAGGGGAGTATTGGCGATGTCATTACATCGTTCCGGGCAGACGTTTCGTGGGTGCTCTAATAATAGTATCTTCATTTTACCTCCTTCCTCACTTCCTGCCACATCAATACATTTCTGCACTGCTGAAGTGTTTCCAACTTGTATCTGAAGGTATTAAACGGTTCCGGGTTGTAGTAGGTGGGATAGAGCAGATCCGTCTCTGCGTCGATGACCCCTTGCGCCCTGGCCATCCCTTCGATCGCTGTGCCTGGTAGAATGCGAATATTATTCAAAATGATAGTTCCAAGATTCTTTTTCTTGCTGTGCAATTCATAAAGCTGTTCGACAAACTGAATACCTTTTTCGCAGG encodes:
- a CDS encoding radical SAM protein produces the protein MKILLLEHPRNVCPERCNDIANTPLSSCLHSGYIAGMLISEEHEVEIIEGFLDGLDYQEIERRVKAMQPDLIGVHMVYHWQIDKVLYDFLHKVKVEQLSSYITAYGYYPTTDFEDILKQCQDIDSVILGEPELTFAKVVEAISGQDSLEKFPGLAQRDVLGTIVSQRRELVGDLNALPFPVRTEALFRLPEVNLQGSRGCYGGCTFCYINPFYGQGSQWRGRAPENIIAEIDDLIAKHKIENFYFTDPNFFGPGEKGQQRVLRLATLLKSRNIRFGIEARVNDIHDETVSALVEAGLRHILIGLESGSDRSLKRINKMTTVAQNERAIRILRKYGIEPNIGFIMFEPDSSLEDIRVNFEFLKRNDLMKNLAITANMLYHHLIVLKGTKAHRDLQRAGRLEVQASTYESLLCLTDPKVAILAMIMRRITNFLFDCMAGIWGEKVMEPENAQERYAKINGSLVNLFENTLKTLETGGKFTDEQVETLVKTGEKEISEILS